The sequence CTAGAAGTCGGACAAGGTCGGCCATGAAAACGAAAGAGCCCTTGAGAATACCCAGGAGAAGGGGATTTTTGCCATGATAGTCTATGCTTATCTCTTGGGCCAGCCTAAAGACTTCCCTATGTATCTCCTCTTTAGTAATCAGTATTAACGGTTTCAATGGAATTGCCATAGCTCCACCTCCTTGATGTCCCCGGCTACTGCCAACGTAGGCTCAGTTAAAGCCTGGATCTCCTCAACTGTCCAGCCGGGGGCTATCTCCCTTAGTAAAAGACCTTTCGGCGTGACCTCGATCACAGCCAGATCGGTAACGATCAGGTCTACACACGCCTTGGCGGTGAGAGGATATATATATTCCTTTACAACCTTGGGCTTTCCATCCTTGGTAGTGTGCTCCATGGCAGTGAAAATCCTTTTCGCCCCCATGGCCAAATCCATTCCACCACCTATGGTGCCACCAAGGGTATCAGTGCCAGTGTTCCAATTGGCCAGATCACCCTTCTCTGAAACCTCGAGTGCCCCGAGAATTGTGGTCAGACGACCGCTACTCACGGGCTCGACAGCACACTACTGCGCCATTATATTTCCGTGCCACTCCTTTGTCCAGCAGTTACAGTGAATCACCTTTCAGCAAGCTGAGGGGCATCCGTGGTGCGAATTCTTCCACCTTCATCGCTCTAATTCGCTTTGCGGTGCCTAAAGACGCTGCTTGCCACCCCCACCCTGCGATTCACCCCGCCAGCAAGCTCATGGATATCCTCGCTAAATTTTATAAAAATATGGTAGAGAGGTTTTTACGAGCACATTCAGGGTAAGTATTGAAATGCGTTAGATATACCCGAGCACATTTTAAATAATCCAGTCAGGAAAGCGTTAGTACGAGAGAATGGAGAGTATAAATAGTGCGATTGGATGACGGAAATTCAGCGTCGCGACAGGAGTCCCTACTCTCAGGAGGCTCGGTGTGCTGAGCAAAGGACAGATAATTGAGACAGTGACAGCCTTTATCTTGGCAGAGTCTGCCCGGGGACAACCACTACATGGGGCGTATTGGTAAAGGGGTGCCGTGTTACCTGAACCGAGGCAGAAAAGACCTCTTCTATAGTTTCGGCGGTGAGCAC comes from Dehalococcoidia bacterium and encodes:
- a CDS encoding CoA-transferase; this encodes MSSGRLTTILGALEVSEKGDLANWNTGTDTLGGTIGGGMDLAMGAKRIFTAMEHTTKDGKPKVVKEYIYPLTAKACVDLIVTDLAVIEVTPKGLLLREIAPGWTVEEIQALTEPTLAVAGDIKEVELWQFH